From a single Methylobacterium oryzae genomic region:
- a CDS encoding sensor histidine kinase — translation MSLPAHLGLRLLVVALLCLAGAVAWTGFAAQASLQREAATSAERIAAQLARQPGLGSAGPVAMPAAPPQPAPALLTILPGICADIQLGVELPRRVCGDWDGLDAAPAWFREAVTGDAAAAPTIRAIVFRERTIGSVTAWPDPTAAAARVWQRVRLAGGLALALTAATLLLNWLAVTRLVAPAGQIVRGLARLDAARTRSPLPRFAAAEFDRIARACDDLADRLARAEAARAELMQRLVTVQEEERQALARDLHDAFGQCLAAAGARAAAIELAAPDDREDLRADARGIEAVLATMRESLRGALARLELPDLAETGLEDALRGLVADWRAQLRSGPALHLDVAGDLADMPVTVSASLYRIAQELLTNALRHGRPSRIFLRVVRTETGTRAVTLTLDDDGKGDVSRTASGTGRGLVGIRARLAALGGSFTLTGTGSGIRACATVPTAV, via the coding sequence ATGAGCCTGCCCGCGCATCTCGGCCTACGCCTCCTCGTGGTCGCCCTCCTGTGCCTGGCCGGAGCGGTCGCCTGGACCGGCTTCGCGGCCCAGGCGAGCCTGCAGCGGGAGGCCGCGACCTCGGCGGAGCGGATCGCCGCGCAGCTTGCGCGTCAGCCGGGGCTCGGCAGCGCCGGTCCGGTCGCGATGCCCGCCGCGCCGCCGCAGCCCGCACCGGCCCTCCTCACCATCCTCCCGGGGATCTGCGCCGACATCCAGCTCGGCGTCGAGTTGCCGCGGCGCGTCTGCGGCGACTGGGATGGCCTCGATGCCGCCCCCGCGTGGTTCCGGGAGGCGGTTACGGGGGACGCCGCGGCCGCGCCGACGATCCGCGCGATCGTCTTCCGCGAGCGCACGATCGGCAGCGTCACCGCCTGGCCCGATCCGACCGCTGCGGCGGCCCGCGTCTGGCAGCGGGTGCGTCTCGCGGGCGGGCTCGCGCTCGCTCTGACGGCGGCGACACTGCTCCTCAACTGGCTCGCGGTCACGCGCCTCGTCGCGCCCGCCGGGCAGATCGTGCGCGGGCTGGCGAGGCTCGACGCGGCCCGGACCCGGTCGCCGCTGCCGCGCTTCGCCGCCGCCGAGTTCGACCGGATCGCACGCGCCTGCGATGACCTCGCCGACCGGCTCGCCCGCGCGGAGGCCGCGCGCGCGGAGCTGATGCAGCGGCTCGTCACGGTGCAGGAAGAGGAGCGGCAGGCGCTCGCGCGGGACCTGCACGACGCCTTCGGCCAGTGCCTCGCCGCCGCGGGCGCCCGGGCGGCCGCGATCGAACTCGCCGCGCCCGACGACCGCGAGGATCTGCGCGCGGACGCGCGCGGCATCGAGGCCGTCCTCGCCACCATGCGGGAGAGCCTGCGCGGGGCTCTGGCACGCCTCGAACTGCCCGACCTCGCCGAGACCGGGCTGGAGGACGCGCTGCGGGGCCTCGTGGCGGATTGGCGGGCGCAGCTCAGGTCCGGCCCGGCCCTCCATCTCGACGTGGCCGGCGACCTCGCCGACATGCCCGTGACCGTGTCGGCGAGCCTCTACCGCATCGCGCAGGAGCTCCTGACCAACGCCCTCCGCCACGGGCGTCCGAGCCGGATCTTCCTGCGGGTCGTCCGGACGGAGACCGGAACGCGGGCGGTGACGCTCACGCTGGACGACGACGGCAAGGGCGATGTCTCGCGCACGGCCTCCGGCACCGGCCGCGGCCTCGTCGGCATCCGCGCGCGGCTCGCCGCCCTCGGCGGCAGCTTCACGCTGACCGGCACCGGCAGCGGGATCCGCGCCTGCGCGACCGTCCCGACCGCGGTCTGA
- a CDS encoding response regulator transcription factor, with protein MPTSILLVDDHPVVREGYRRLIERQPGLVVTAEAASAAEAYRQYKAHGPDLVILDLSLPGPSGIEAIRHIRQWDGAARILVFSMRTGAVVARRAFAAGACGYVTKASPPRALLAAVAAVLRGERAMSADIAHAIAQDEVAGGRSAVDALSPREVEILSLTAGGMTAQAVAEALCLSLKTVHNNLSGIRAKLGARTDAHLVWIAVGAGLVCPPEELAGRA; from the coding sequence ATGCCCACGTCCATCCTGCTCGTCGACGACCATCCGGTGGTGCGCGAGGGCTATCGCCGCCTGATCGAGCGACAGCCGGGACTCGTCGTGACGGCGGAGGCGGCGAGCGCGGCGGAGGCCTACCGCCAGTACAAGGCGCACGGGCCGGATCTCGTGATCCTCGACCTGTCGCTCCCGGGGCCGAGCGGCATCGAGGCCATCCGGCACATCCGCCAGTGGGACGGGGCGGCCCGCATCCTGGTCTTCAGCATGCGCACCGGAGCCGTCGTCGCGCGCCGAGCCTTCGCCGCGGGGGCGTGCGGCTACGTCACCAAGGCGAGCCCGCCGCGCGCGTTGCTGGCGGCGGTGGCGGCCGTGCTGCGCGGCGAGCGGGCGATGAGCGCCGACATCGCCCACGCCATCGCCCAGGACGAGGTGGCGGGCGGGCGCTCGGCCGTCGACGCGCTGAGCCCGCGGGAAGTCGAGATCCTGAGCCTGACCGCGGGGGGGATGACGGCGCAGGCCGTGGCCGAGGCCCTCTGCTTGAGCCTGAAGACGGTGCACAACAACCTGTCCGGGATCCGCGCCAAGCTCGGTGCCCGAACGGATGCACACCTCGTCTGGATCGCCGTGGGCGCCGGGCTCGTGTGCCCGCCCGAAGAGCTGGCCGGCAGGGCGTGA